From Malaya genurostris strain Urasoe2022 chromosome 2, Malgen_1.1, whole genome shotgun sequence:
GTGACAGGCAAAGTTTCCACCATCATGTCAGCTCACTACGGCAGCCCAAACTGATACTGGAGAATTAATTTTCacggaaaatattttctgttgagttcaaggTGAGGCAGTTCCCTTTACATTTCCGTGAGGAGACGACTGGTGCCAGAAAGTTACATAAACCTTTTGTTTAGACGGCAAACGTTGGATTGCCGTCGGATTCAGCGAGATCTAGCGGACGGTTCCAAGGTcaacaattttgtttgaaagAGTATATAACTCTGGCCAATTCCGAAATCCTGTTGTTTCACCAGATTGACAGCAAAAATAACTGCACAATGGTGTGACACAGGCACATAATGACGAAATGACGAGTTCTTATCAGTCAGCAAAAAGTTTACTATTGACGCATCTTTAGCTGTACGAAACGAAACCAACGAGCAGAAATATGAACATGAAGGTGACGTTATCCCATGGCATAGGCACGTAACATAGAGAATTGGAGCAAGTGCGGTGcagaaataaattaaatttgacGGAAATAATCAGTTTGTGGTCTCGGGACTACGTGCACACCAGAGAGCAATGGACAGTTCCAGCGGAGCTTTCATCAAAACCATCGAATGGGACATGATGGACAAGAGGAAGTTCTTCCCCCTGTCGATGTGTAGTTCGTTCTCCGTACGGTGTGCACTGTATCCGCTGACTGTCATCAAAACGCAGCTACAGGTAGGTTACTAGTGTGAACTTGTTGATAAGATTTGTTTTGTTGTATACGAAtacgtttttgtttatttgttattgAGTTCTATATTGAGAACCTCGATGTGTATACGTTTCAAAAATAGATAGTAAGGGTGGCATTTTGGCAATAGGATAATAAATTGCGATGCAATAATGCGATCGGACAGAAAATAATTGTACAGTTATTTATTTACCGATTGACGTTGTGTCTCCTATTCACAAACAGTTCAGACTATAGTCAAAGAAACAAACAGCTTACTTATTAGGCCTGCGCCTTACCCGCTGAATCACTAACAAATGAATATAGtttctcaatttaaaaaattaccataGTCTTATCAATACAACGAAAATCGATCCTATGTGTTACAACAAAGCATGATGCTTTTATTGGGAAATATTGGTCGTCGTATGAATAAATCAAGTGCATGATATAACCTTAGCTCCAAGAAAGAGAAAAAATTACAGTACGAACACTCAAACAGCAGCATAGTGGCGACATTGTTGCAAAATCATCTCACTCTGGAAGCTTGTGATGATAATAGCTAAAGAAATTTCCTGTGAAGTCATTATAATGCTAACTAGTTCACAGTTTGTCTGGAACATTGTTCGACGGTATAGAATCCTTTCTATCACAATGGTACTTATCGAATTGAATCGGTTCGTTCGTTTTACAGAACGTCGGCTGCCCTGGAATGGGTCGTCGTCACAAGCTGCTAAGCTATGAAAGTCTCGGTCTGCTGATTGAACTTCACACGCTACATGTGCGATATATGTCACGTGCCGTGTTTGTTTATGACGTCTCAAGTGATAGCTTGGACTGGCATTAGCTAGCAGTCTGGAGATAATGTTCGGAATAGCATTTTTCTTCGTTATCCTCCCTACGCAACGCACCGTTTGATGCCTTTACTTAGCCTGGATATCAGCTGGATTTTGTTTGTCATGGGCCGAATTCGATCTACAAGTTTATTGTGTAATAAATACTACAATCAGAATCCTGATAATGGAATTTCATAAAACTTGATAACTTTTAAAACATGAGACCAATCAGACTAAATTTCGATTCGATTAGAAAACATTAAAACTACACGTGTTAAGCTTGTCAAAACCAgtgtatttttcttgttttCCTTTTGCTTTGAATAACCCATCGGACAGCAACATTCTAAAATCTTGACAATATTTTTATTCGTAAATCATATACAACATTCGAATACTGCCAACGGGAAACAAACTGAAAAGTGAATAAatgaaaatgttcgaaaaagaATCGTAAAAGAACTCCCTATCTTCTCCTGACTGTGGAGATGCTCTACCAACTAAGTTAGTCTCGTACATGTGGAGCCACGCTTAAGAAGGCAACCCGATTGGGTAGCGCGAAACCCATGCATGATACTTTGTAGGCACCGGTTAATGTTGATACTGTTGCTGCTCTCGTGTCATTGATATTCGTCTTCTGTGACGTCACCGGAAGTCGCTACAAAAAATGTCATGCATTGGTTGTATACAGCGTTGCCATATAGCGTTGAGAGCCTATCAAAACTAATTGAATTTGTTTCTCTATGCTTGCGTAACCGTTTAGCGGAAAATACGGAGAGGTCGAAGGTCTGATTGATCTGTTTTTTCCGTGAAACGAGCACCTCACGAACACAGATAATTCTTGAAAATAAGGTTGTTTCACCGGTAGTGCCAACAATAACCCCAAACGTAACGTTTagtgaaattaaaattctaatcATGTGTTAAAATAACACCTACACTCTTATCAGTCGCTACTTAATTTCtgatcaaaacctacccaaaatcaactaaagtgcatttcCCCAATTTTAGATAACGAGAGATggcctcaaaatttaggtaaatgtaactTTACCCAAAGTGTTCTGCCAttacaaagcacgctacccatttgttacgatcaactcaaagtttgagtagataacgacctaattttgggtagcttatagaagagctcgacaatgagtgatttctcctcaaaaaataggtaaaaacgattttcagtgtatactaaagtacacgcttagaaaaagttactcaaaaattAGTAAGATCCTACCAAGGGGCGGGTCGCTTAGTGTAGAGTGCCAATCACACTTTAAAGCAATGCATTGAAGCTTTTCTCTGTAtcggcattttttttattgagttgTACAGGTTGCGGCACAGACAGACTCACGTTTGACAAGAAGCTGTTTCCATCGTATTGCTCGCATTGTTATACAGACGCAAATATAAACACTagtgaattgaaaaattatcTTTTCTCGCTGCTAAGTGGACAATGGATGAAGTaaatttttccaaacaaaataactCGTATATCACTTTTTTTGATTTCATTAGTGTCCTATTTTCGCAGTCAGTTGAAAGCTGAGTATGAACCAATCAACTTACATATTCGGAATATACTCAAGAAACATAATCTCTGTCGCCATTCCCTTGCCAAGTTTAACACCGAAGTAATCCGTAAAATATAAATAGTCATGCGAATCATGGCCACTAGATTACGTGATGAGGCTTCAAGTGGCGGATTTCCTGTTCTTAATATTTAGGTCCAACTTTTGAAAACGATCTCAAAATCACCGGGAAAAATCTTACTAGTCCAAATATGAGTAACAATTGTTAGCATCATGATTTTTCTATTCAACAGGTGAAAAGTAGGGGACAATACCCAATTTTGTGATGTTCAGTAAAAGTATTGAAACAACTTATTGTTCCATACAGGTTCTATGTTGAACAATCCATTAGAAATTTGACCAACGATTTTAAGGGTTTaacagcagttttaaatcaatcagCAAGCACTTCAGAACTTTCCTAGTTGTCATGAAGAACAGCACAATGAAAACTCATCTTGAAAAAAAGATAGTTTGGACTTTTATTAAGTTTTagaataagtattcaacacacttgcaaAATTGCCCTTATTTCATCATGATTTgtatcagtaatgtcatcttgagacaatacttgtatTATGTTCTTATATCTGTAAAATTTCAATAGGAATCACAAAATTGGACTTGTCGACTATGATCTTATCCAACGTTTGCAGGGAGTATTTGGTTTCCTCCTTTGAGAACTGAAACTGGTTACTGTGAACCAGTATTgaatcttagaaagatttagTATATGAAttaatttgttcagtgaatgaaTGATTAATTTCCTTTTAAAGGTTTTCAACTGATCCATAGTAGGATCataagaacgttgatattgatgtagatgaaggagaattgaatttagtttgagcttttagAACTGATAGACTCCTAACTtaaaaaatgtaatgaattaaATTATGTATAACTATCGAAATttctcaaaacaatttcaggatTTACATTGTTTTCGATATGAGATCTATATCCTAGCCCATTAGTTCTAAGGGggtagaatatataactaattgaattaataatttcttaattttaaatctttttatcaatcaaaatcagttcacttcaaatgtttcattgatctgctagaatcagatcaattgtagaagagTTAGAAGAAGATAAATTAGTTTGGCTTTTAAAAAACTGGCTaaaaaccagcggagagttcatCAAGAAGCACTCGTACTTTTtgattattttgctgattactcCACGAGAGATGCTTAGGATGTAGAGCCCTATAAGGATaaaatatatcgatatattgtgCGTTTTTAcagctatcatttgatttattcgctcatcaacgcattgaaatcgtaaactTGTTGCATTTCATGAATGGGACAGATGTACCtattgtttattgactaacagaCACATCAGAAAAAATTGGTGTTTTAGAAGAACCAGGCGTGGCATCCGATGAGTTTTAATTAGATTTTATtggatgagatttttttttgtctgataGGACATTGTTAATACttggttttatggtttccaTCACAATCAGAGCAAGACAATTCATCTGAATGTATCATTCATTGAACAGACAGCGtatgtccatatgacaatttgttgAAACTACCATGGTCGAAGTCATGGAAATGATGATATTGGGTTAGTTCGCTGtgccatcatgccgtttataattttcccgccAAACTGAGATTTtcactttcacttccggaaAGAGCGATAAAGCTCTGTACCAAACGCTTCGAAATTGCAGGCATAGATTGTGGATGGTTTTCCAGAGTGGCAAGCGTCCATTTTAGGAATTGTTGTTCCTTGTTGATTTATTTGCAACCATAtgtataataaaaatattaaaaaaaatcatgtgcgCTCGAAAGAAACCAgttacgtgtaaccaaaacACCTAGATGACTAGGAAAAGACTTTTTGATTTTTCATCTAGGAACTTGACTAGGAAAAGGCTTTTTGATtaatgattatttcttatttataCATCGAGAAacccgaaaaatattttaatcctCAACTAGCGGGCCTATTATAATGTTCTGTTTTGGACATTGGATTTCTGTTCAAAGCTTGgattaaagaaatatttaaaaaaaaactaaccaaAGACGATTTGAGTCTATTCCAAAACCAGGGAATTTTTATCTCGCAAACCGGGAAAAACGGTAAATTGAAATCGGTGAATCAAGTCAGTATAACGGAGAAAGAGGTAATCCTAGTATTTGTTAACCTCTTCGGTAATAGATCCGGCTTGACGGTTCAACAAAATGGTGAAATTCAACAAAAGAAACGTAATTCCAAGAATTTGCTTTGAATCTTTTCGAAAAGAATCGACATacataataaatttcaaacgttTCAAACATACATAATACTAAATTTTGATAACTCGTTCAATAATTGTCAGGCATTTTTTTATCTCCACATTCCCTCCAATTTTCTAGCTTGAAACgtaaaatttctaaattattattattaaagccGTACGATTTTCACCAGCAAGTAATTCCAAACCGTCCTCTATTCTTTTACAGGTGCAGTACAAAAACGACATCTACAAAGGTATGATCGATGCGGGAATCAAAATCTATCGGAACGAAGGTGTTCCCGGACTGTACCGTGGATTCTGGATATCCTCGGTTCAGATTGTGTCCGGAGTGTTCTACATCAGTACCTACGAGGGAGTACGGCACGTTCTGAGCCAGAACGGCGCAAGTGACCAAATCAAATCTCTGGTAGCGGGCGGATGTGCCTCACTGGTCGGCCAGACTATGATCGTGCCATTCGATGTGATATCGCAGCATGCGATGGTTCTCGGTATGGCAGCGGCAGCCGGCTCCAAATCGGGTAGCGTGAATACTCTCGGGATAAAATACGACAAGCGCAGCAGTCGGTTGCGGATAACGGTCGACATTGCCCGGGAAATCACGCGCCGAGATGGATTCAAGGGTTTCTATCGGGGGTACACGGCCAGTTTAATGGCTTACGTTCCGAACTCAGCCATGTGGTGGGCATTCTACCACCTGTATCAGGACGAAATCTTAAAAATTAGCCCACCGTGGATATCCCACTTACTAGTGCAGTGTGTGGCGGGCAGTTTAGGCGGTTTTACAACAACGATCATTACCAATCCGCTGGACATAGTGCGGGCGAGACTGCAGGTGCAACGACTGGACTCGATGCAGATTGCGTTCCGCGAACTTTGGCACGAGGAACATTTCCACATGTTCTTCAAGGGCCTCACCGCCCGGCTGGTACAATCGGCCGCATTCTCATTTAGCATTATCTTAGGCTACGAAACGATCAAACGCGTCTCGGTGAACGAACAATACAAACATCTAATAAAATGGTGATTTGGAAATAGCGATGCGGCGGAATTGGCGCTACCTGTGCATCTGTACTGAACTGCGGATGAGagaaaacataaaacaaaacaaagccAAAAGACTTCTGATGCTTGCCTGATGGCGGATCTTGTGCTGGAAGCAACAGTAACAATGATAATAATTGTGTTAGGCATATTTTCCCGTTGGCTAGATGGTTATAAATTAGCTCTTAAACTGTGGTAGCGAAGTAAAGGACCGACGTAGGATTGGCCCGAGCCGTTTGTTTCAGAATGAGTGTAGAAATTTTTTTGGTAGACAAAAGCTAAGAAGAATCATTAGAGTAGAAGAGGGTAGTAACCAAAAACTAGTCTACTAAGCGAAAACAAAGAATGGGTTCGTCACTCGTATAACAATTAAGAATGAAACAACAATCATTCAGTCGGAAAGAATTATCCGGCGCACACTCACCGCACAGTCATTCAAAGTAGCATGACGAAATGTTATACGTTTTTTTCCTCTCGCTTCTGTTACACCTGACTGTGGTTAACCAATAACAATGGCCATCGTTGATCGCACGAGGTGACTGCTGTTGCTGCTTTAATTACTATTAGTCTCAATGTTACCGCCGTTGTTGTCTCTTGTGTTGAACTTATTTTAAAATGTAATTTATCTGCTTTGCAACCAATCTTTCAGTTTTGCCAGCAGCAACGAATTTTTAGTCAACAACCCGCTAAACGTAATTATTATTGCTTTGTAAAAGCAGTTTTTGTTTATCTAAGGGAATAGTGTCTTCTCGGACTGTAACATACAGAAAAACTTATGGCAAATATAACAAGTATCAAATACTTATAACATTAATTTTATTACTTTCCTGAGAAACACAACAAGCTGTATGAGTCCAAATGGTTTTCGATATTGTAGTTTTGTAATTTATACCAACTCTGTCATATCAGAAAATAGTTTGAACAAATAACTAGCTCCAAGTCATTTACCGTATATTTGTTCTGGACCAAGGACGCAGGGTTGACATAATTATCTGATCCGAAAAGTAAACGATTCCAACTGTGCAATCGAAACAAAACTAGAAATGCAGCTTTTATATATCTTGTTTTCGATCCGAAAACGAAGTCACCCATCGATGGACGCAGCAGTAAGAAAATCATCAATCCTTTTTATGTATTAGCAAATAATATATCTTGCATAAGCTGCTCAGAAACTCAATTGTTAATACAATACTGTGTCCACACTACTGAGTTGAAGCATGCTATAATGATTACCCACAAAGGAAATGTCGTCTAGATAGAATCAAAACACGTTTTTACAGAAAAGAATACCATTCTTCTACTTTTCCTCCATTTGTTAAAATCCATTAAAGGGTGGCCAAGTTTCCCTGTTTTTACCGATATGTGCATGTTTTTCGAATTTGCAGATTTATTTATAAATCTTCAGATTTCAATATGTGCTGATATGCTTTTGTTACtgattttacagacttttgagaaTCGTGTTTTCACAGACATTCGTCCAAATTTGAGACTCAAAATCGATGCAAAACCGTCTTAgcatcatactttatagagagcttgaacttttttttcggcagtcggtgttgaacagtcgttcgcaccgcacgcgtatagctcttggctcctgggatttttttctggctacctagagtttcattgattcaaggcttcagtctttttcaaggctacctgaatcactaactaagtgactaagtgatacaaagagtgatattagagtgactaagtgatacaaagagtgatattagagtgactaagaaattaatcagccttttttaaggctagctaggagtctaatcgaagactaatttagcctagttaatttaatttaaaatttcattaatttcaaaaatgcctgcgtccaaccggaaaggcaacaagcctaaggc
This genomic window contains:
- the LOC131432277 gene encoding solute carrier family 25 member 44, yielding MDSSSGAFIKTIEWDMMDKRKFFPLSMCSSFSVRCALYPLTVIKTQLQVQYKNDIYKGMIDAGIKIYRNEGVPGLYRGFWISSVQIVSGVFYISTYEGVRHVLSQNGASDQIKSLVAGGCASLVGQTMIVPFDVISQHAMVLGMAAAAGSKSGSVNTLGIKYDKRSSRLRITVDIAREITRRDGFKGFYRGYTASLMAYVPNSAMWWAFYHLYQDEILKISPPWISHLLVQCVAGSLGGFTTTIITNPLDIVRARLQVQRLDSMQIAFRELWHEEHFHMFFKGLTARLVQSAAFSFSIILGYETIKRVSVNEQYKHLIKW